From the genome of Virgibacillus proomii, one region includes:
- a CDS encoding acyl-CoA dehydrogenase family protein, which produces MKRLDKRNKSFIFPSKQHLLQMDYSNEFREEEQLIAKTIEKFVEEQVNPNLDKLEAYDYEVAKELFRSTGDLGLLGADVPEAYGGLEMGKRTAGLIAEKMGYGSSFSVSFNIHTGVGTLPFVYFGTEQQKKRYLPKLTTGEWVGAYALTEPNAGSDALHAKTTAKKTNGKWVLNGEKQWITNAHIASVYVVFANTTEGITTFIVERDQPGVSIGPEEKKLGIKGSSTATLILEDVELTEEDILGEIGKGHRIALNILNLARLKLAFANIGTSKQSLAIAVQYGKERKQFNQEIVQFGMIQEKLANMAVAIYGAESTAYYTASILDGINVESPSQIVQVLANYAMDCSINKVKASETLDYCIDEAVQIHGGYGYMQEYEVERIYRDSRINRIFEGTNEINRLTITKSFLKQYVNAPELIGQSEKINNVFIRYSHQLLNSIMNALTKRFDLTKLNQFYLHGLANILEELYVIKAGEIAVNADKQPLTVKLFDVLCEEGYMRIENQAIVLLSSIYGLENSSKQEMIQGIRSLPVMYSNLFEKKQEIATEIIAKSGYFQ; this is translated from the coding sequence ATGAAAAGGTTGGATAAGCGTAATAAAAGCTTTATTTTTCCTAGTAAGCAACACTTATTACAAATGGATTATTCTAATGAATTTCGTGAGGAAGAACAGCTCATTGCAAAAACGATTGAAAAATTTGTAGAAGAGCAAGTAAATCCCAACTTGGATAAGCTAGAAGCCTATGATTATGAAGTAGCGAAGGAATTATTCCGTTCCACTGGTGATCTTGGACTTTTAGGTGCTGATGTTCCGGAAGCTTATGGTGGGTTGGAAATGGGAAAACGAACTGCAGGACTTATTGCAGAAAAAATGGGGTACGGAAGTTCATTTAGTGTTTCTTTTAATATTCATACGGGAGTAGGGACATTACCTTTTGTTTATTTTGGAACAGAACAGCAAAAAAAGCGTTATCTACCGAAGTTGACTACTGGTGAATGGGTAGGTGCCTATGCGCTAACGGAACCAAATGCAGGTTCTGATGCACTTCATGCAAAAACAACTGCCAAAAAAACAAATGGCAAATGGGTATTAAACGGTGAGAAACAATGGATAACAAATGCACATATCGCAAGTGTATATGTTGTTTTTGCTAATACAACAGAAGGGATAACTACTTTTATTGTAGAAAGGGATCAACCTGGTGTTTCAATAGGACCAGAAGAAAAGAAACTAGGAATTAAAGGTTCGTCAACAGCAACGCTTATTTTAGAAGATGTTGAACTTACGGAGGAAGACATATTAGGGGAAATTGGGAAAGGTCATCGAATCGCACTAAATATACTTAATTTGGCACGTCTAAAGCTTGCTTTTGCTAATATCGGAACATCTAAGCAATCTCTGGCCATTGCTGTTCAATATGGAAAGGAGCGCAAACAATTTAATCAGGAAATTGTTCAATTTGGTATGATTCAAGAGAAACTGGCAAATATGGCTGTAGCAATTTATGGAGCAGAAAGTACTGCTTATTATACTGCCAGCATCCTAGATGGCATTAACGTAGAATCGCCATCACAGATTGTTCAAGTACTGGCTAATTATGCGATGGATTGTTCTATTAATAAAGTAAAGGCGTCAGAGACATTGGACTATTGCATTGATGAGGCTGTTCAAATTCATGGTGGCTATGGTTATATGCAAGAATATGAGGTTGAACGCATATACCGTGATTCTAGAATTAACCGAATTTTTGAGGGAACAAATGAAATTAACCGTTTGACAATTACAAAATCATTTTTAAAACAATATGTAAACGCACCTGAGCTTATAGGACAATCAGAAAAGATCAATAACGTATTTATTCGCTATTCACATCAGCTATTAAACTCCATTATGAATGCGCTTACGAAACGATTTGATTTAACAAAACTAAATCAATTTTATTTACATGGGCTTGCCAATATCCTTGAAGAGCTTTATGTCATAAAAGCTGGAGAGATTGCCGTAAATGCAGATAAGCAGCCATTAACCGTTAAGTTATTTGATGTTTTATGTGAAGAAGGCTATATGCGAATAGAAAATCAAGCGATTGTTTTGCTTTCATCGATTTATGGGTTAGAGAATAGTTCTAAGCAAGAGATGATTCAAGGGATTCGCTCTTTACCAGTGATGTATTCTAATTTATTTGAAAAAAAGCAGGAAATAGCAACTGAAATCATTGCGAAAAGTGGTTATTTTCAATGA
- a CDS encoding sigma 54-interacting transcriptional regulator yields the protein MEKTNYTVATWMNKSPITIQPSMRIKDALTILCQYKKNELPVVEEGRVHGILRIYDVIASLDKTSGDNSITAMMKSDYTTVFADYVMEDITHLPVYIVDRQSGKMIGELSEVEMLTFQKWIMQELNDKSEASQWYELTFDTAYEGLTVVNEKGVIQLFNQAYSRYVGVPKEEAVGRLAEEVIENTRLPVVLKTGVPERSQAHRLQGQNLVVHRIPIWKDNKVIGAAGILVYEGTSEIYQAMKRMEKLDGKHILDSKVTLPDIEENQIHFEDILGESPTISQAKKIARKAADSNATVLITGESGVGKEQFAKAIHYGGMTKAGPFISVNCAAIPDGLMESELFGYTKGSFTGADKEGKPGKFELAHNGTIFLDEIGDMPLNMQAKILRVLQDKKIVRIGGNKSISVNFRLISATNKDLKQLVRNGDFREDLYYRLYVIPIHIPPLRERKEDLPILIAHKLESLAKIYGMKEKTIDQKLLKLMRNHHWSGNIRELMNVLERLFVLTDSDHISLRDLPDLVQVSAYQDTADVKLNHIKRKKQLMDEVSKEEEEIIEQTLRQVNGNKSQAARLLGVSRSTLYNKLSRYKNKKA from the coding sequence GTGGAGAAAACAAATTATACTGTTGCTACATGGATGAATAAAAGCCCAATTACTATTCAACCATCAATGCGGATAAAAGATGCTTTAACTATTCTCTGTCAGTATAAAAAGAATGAACTTCCCGTTGTAGAAGAAGGACGTGTACATGGAATTTTACGTATTTATGATGTGATCGCCAGCCTTGATAAGACTTCCGGGGATAATTCCATTACCGCCATGATGAAAAGTGATTATACAACCGTTTTTGCTGATTATGTAATGGAGGATATTACTCATCTCCCCGTGTATATTGTTGACAGGCAAAGTGGAAAAATGATAGGTGAACTTTCAGAAGTAGAAATGCTAACTTTTCAAAAGTGGATCATGCAAGAATTAAATGATAAAAGCGAGGCTAGTCAATGGTATGAGCTGACATTTGATACTGCATATGAGGGATTAACGGTAGTAAATGAAAAAGGTGTTATCCAACTTTTTAATCAAGCGTATAGTCGCTATGTTGGTGTACCTAAAGAAGAGGCAGTTGGTCGATTAGCAGAAGAAGTAATTGAAAACACCAGATTACCAGTCGTGTTAAAGACAGGAGTTCCTGAACGTAGCCAAGCACATCGTCTTCAAGGTCAAAATTTGGTTGTCCATCGTATTCCTATTTGGAAGGATAATAAAGTAATTGGTGCAGCAGGAATTCTTGTCTATGAAGGTACTTCAGAAATATACCAAGCAATGAAGCGAATGGAAAAATTAGATGGTAAACACATATTAGACAGCAAGGTTACTTTACCAGATATAGAAGAAAACCAAATCCATTTTGAGGATATTTTAGGGGAAAGTCCTACAATTTCTCAGGCCAAAAAGATTGCCCGAAAGGCAGCTGACTCTAATGCGACCGTCCTTATAACTGGAGAAAGTGGTGTAGGAAAGGAACAATTTGCAAAAGCAATTCATTATGGAGGAATGACAAAAGCAGGACCATTTATCAGTGTAAATTGTGCAGCTATTCCAGATGGATTGATGGAATCTGAACTATTTGGATATACGAAAGGATCGTTTACAGGAGCTGATAAGGAGGGTAAGCCAGGGAAGTTTGAACTGGCACATAATGGAACTATTTTTCTAGATGAGATTGGTGATATGCCTTTAAATATGCAGGCAAAAATATTGCGGGTTTTACAAGATAAGAAAATAGTAAGAATTGGTGGAAATAAGTCCATATCCGTTAATTTTCGACTGATCAGTGCGACGAATAAAGATTTAAAGCAGCTGGTACGTAATGGAGATTTTCGGGAAGATCTATATTATCGGTTATACGTGATCCCTATTCATATCCCGCCACTTCGCGAGCGAAAGGAAGACCTACCTATTCTGATTGCTCATAAGCTCGAATCATTAGCTAAGATTTATGGAATGAAAGAGAAAACGATAGATCAAAAACTGTTAAAACTTATGAGAAATCATCATTGGTCGGGAAATATTCGCGAACTTATGAACGTGTTGGAACGCTTGTTTGTTTTAACAGATAGTGATCATATCTCTCTGAGGGACTTGCCAGATTTGGTGCAAGTTTCGGCTTATCAGGATACTGCGGATGTAAAACTAAATCATATAAAAAGAAAGAAGCAGCTGATGGATGAAGTCTCTAAGGAAGAAGAGGAAATTATTGAGCAAACGTTGAGACAGGTAAACGGAAATAAGTCACAAGCTGCTAGATTATTAGGTGTCTCTCGATCCACCCTTTACAATAAACTATCGCGGTATAAAAACAAAAAGGCTTAG
- a CDS encoding MerR family transcriptional regulator: MELLNLQGLSHIVGIPPSTAAAWIKEFNMYVPKVQDEEDNYYLPEAIDVLKFIKVCKSKHYKQHDIAERLANGHFPIIVECSTKDTHKEEVDQEYYNENIRTIMQTLGLTVANIAKLEQSFQVLKQKQSEQIQEINKMKKQMEWLQRNQKNDEIN; this comes from the coding sequence GTGGAATTACTTAACCTTCAGGGGTTATCACATATCGTTGGTATTCCACCATCCACCGCGGCTGCTTGGATTAAAGAATTCAATATGTATGTACCAAAAGTACAAGATGAGGAAGACAATTATTATCTTCCCGAGGCTATTGATGTTTTAAAATTTATTAAGGTTTGTAAAAGCAAGCATTACAAGCAGCATGATATTGCAGAGCGGTTGGCTAATGGACATTTTCCAATCATAGTAGAATGCAGTACGAAGGACACTCACAAAGAAGAAGTAGATCAGGAATATTATAACGAAAACATTCGTACAATTATGCAAACCTTAGGATTAACAGTAGCTAATATCGCTAAATTAGAACAATCATTTCAAGTACTAAAACAAAAACAATCTGAACAAATTCAAGAAATAAATAAAATGAAAAAACAAATGGAATGGCTACAAAGAAACCAAAAAAATGATGAAATTAACTGA
- a CDS encoding enoyl-CoA hydratase/isomerase family protein produces the protein MMTNVLFSVHNQGIATIKLNRPKAINSLTYDMLSPIHNKLKEWEQDPSVSVIILKGEGPKGFCAGGDIKTLYQAKENPDAFNKAMEFFKKEYDTDAFIANFSKPIIAYLDGIVMGGGVGLSYGASHRIVTEKTKWAMPEMNIGFFPDVGAAYFLNQAPGFTGRYLALTSSIITASDVLYAKAADVYMNSSQFEPFQAELKSMNWTEESNVHQKLDELLKKYTSEHDDNGILQVNQALIDKHFSHETVEQIIESLASDHSEFAQKTKETILEKSPVSLKVTLAQLIKGKNKSFRACLDTDFIIARNFLKSDDFYEGVRSVVIDKDKQPVYKYQQLADVPDSLIKSFFIL, from the coding sequence TTGATGACAAACGTATTATTTTCGGTTCACAACCAGGGTATTGCCACCATTAAGTTAAACAGACCAAAAGCTATTAATTCATTGACCTATGACATGCTTTCCCCTATCCATAATAAACTAAAAGAATGGGAACAAGATCCTTCTGTCTCCGTTATTATTCTAAAAGGAGAAGGACCAAAGGGATTCTGTGCTGGAGGCGATATAAAAACATTATATCAAGCAAAAGAAAATCCAGATGCATTTAACAAAGCGATGGAATTTTTTAAAAAAGAATATGATACTGACGCGTTTATAGCAAACTTCTCAAAGCCAATCATTGCCTATTTAGATGGTATTGTGATGGGTGGAGGTGTAGGACTATCCTATGGTGCTAGTCATCGCATCGTCACTGAAAAGACAAAATGGGCAATGCCGGAAATGAATATCGGTTTTTTCCCCGATGTCGGAGCAGCCTATTTCCTAAATCAGGCTCCTGGTTTCACTGGACGTTATTTAGCACTTACATCGAGCATTATAACCGCTAGCGATGTTCTATACGCAAAGGCAGCAGATGTTTATATGAATAGCAGTCAATTTGAACCATTTCAGGCTGAACTCAAAAGCATGAATTGGACAGAAGAGTCAAACGTTCATCAAAAACTTGACGAATTACTTAAGAAATATACAAGTGAACATGATGATAACGGGATTTTACAAGTTAATCAGGCACTAATCGATAAACATTTTTCCCATGAAACGGTTGAGCAAATTATTGAATCTCTTGCTTCTGACCATAGTGAATTTGCTCAAAAAACAAAAGAAACCATATTGGAGAAATCACCTGTTTCCTTAAAAGTGACATTAGCCCAGCTAATTAAAGGCAAAAATAAATCATTTAGAGCATGCTTGGATACCGACTTCATTATTGCCCGCAACTTTTTAAAGTCGGATGACTTTTATGAAGGTGTTCGATCAGTAGTCATTGATAAAGATAAACAACCAGTTTACAAGTATCAGCAATTGGCTGATGTTCCAGATTCACTTATTAAATCCTTTTTTATACTATAG
- a CDS encoding CoA-acylating methylmalonate-semialdehyde dehydrogenase, producing MISQEVKRIKNFIGNKWVESTGTKTLDVPNPATGEVIAQVVLSEKEDVDQAVAAAKSAFPDWAAVPVPNRTRLLFTYLQLLNQHREELAKIITLENGKSFRDADGEVQRGIEVVELATSTPNLMMGDALPSIASGIDGSIWRYPLGVVAGITPFNFPMMVPLWMFPLAIACGNTFVLKTSERTPVLAERLVELFYQSGFPDGVLNLVHGGKEVVNRMLEHPDIEAISFVGSEPVAKHVYQTGTTHGKRVQALAGAKNHAIVMDDCNIEKTVQGVIGAAFGSSGERCMACSVVAVIDEIADDFISLLTEETKQLKVGDGMDETAFVGPLIRKSHKERVISYIDKGVEEGADLLVDGRHIEDEVRDGYYVGATIFDHVTPNMTIWQDEIFAPVLSIVRIKDLEAGIALTNQSTFANGAVIYTSSGRHAQTFREQIDAGMIGVNVNVPAPMAFFAFAGNKASFYGDLGTNGKDGVQFYTRKKVVTERWF from the coding sequence ATGATATCTCAAGAAGTAAAAAGGATAAAAAACTTTATTGGTAATAAGTGGGTGGAATCAACTGGAACGAAAACATTAGATGTTCCAAATCCAGCGACTGGGGAAGTCATTGCACAGGTAGTGTTATCCGAAAAAGAAGATGTTGATCAAGCAGTAGCTGCGGCAAAATCTGCATTTCCAGATTGGGCAGCTGTTCCGGTTCCTAATCGAACGCGTTTGTTGTTTACGTATCTTCAGTTACTTAACCAACATCGAGAAGAATTAGCAAAAATTATTACGCTTGAAAATGGCAAATCGTTCCGAGATGCTGATGGAGAGGTTCAACGTGGGATTGAAGTAGTAGAACTAGCAACTTCGACACCAAACTTAATGATGGGAGATGCCTTGCCCAGCATCGCCAGTGGAATTGATGGTTCGATTTGGCGCTATCCGCTAGGTGTTGTTGCTGGGATCACCCCATTTAATTTTCCAATGATGGTTCCATTGTGGATGTTCCCATTAGCGATTGCTTGTGGGAATACATTTGTGTTAAAAACATCAGAACGAACGCCGGTATTAGCAGAACGATTAGTTGAATTATTCTATCAATCTGGGTTTCCGGATGGGGTGCTTAATCTGGTTCATGGTGGAAAAGAAGTAGTTAATCGGATGTTAGAACATCCGGATATAGAAGCTATTTCATTTGTTGGATCAGAACCTGTTGCAAAGCATGTATATCAAACGGGTACAACTCATGGCAAGCGTGTTCAGGCACTTGCAGGGGCCAAAAACCATGCGATTGTTATGGATGATTGCAACATAGAAAAAACGGTACAAGGTGTAATCGGTGCTGCCTTTGGAAGCAGTGGTGAGCGTTGTATGGCTTGTTCCGTTGTAGCAGTTATAGATGAAATAGCTGATGACTTTATTAGTTTATTGACAGAAGAAACAAAACAGTTAAAAGTTGGCGATGGAATGGATGAGACAGCATTTGTTGGTCCACTTATTCGTAAGTCACATAAAGAAAGAGTAATCAGCTACATTGATAAAGGAGTAGAAGAGGGAGCGGACTTATTAGTTGATGGTCGTCATATTGAAGACGAAGTGCGAGATGGATATTATGTAGGTGCAACGATCTTTGATCATGTAACCCCGAATATGACGATTTGGCAGGATGAAATTTTTGCTCCTGTGTTGAGTATTGTACGCATTAAAGATTTAGAAGCAGGAATAGCATTAACAAATCAGTCAACGTTTGCAAATGGTGCGGTTATTTACACGTCAAGTGGTCGTCATGCACAAACATTCCGTGAACAGATCGATGCAGGCATGATAGGTGTAAACGTTAATGTTCCTGCGCCAATGGCATTTTTTGCATTTGCTGGGAATAAAGCTTCATTTTACGGTGATTTAGGTACGAATGGAAAAGATGGAGTGCAATTTTATACGAGAAAAAAGGTAGTAACCGAACGCTGGTTCTAA
- a CDS encoding NAD(P)-dependent oxidoreductase yields the protein MAKIGFIGLGNMGFPMATGLLKEGVDVIGYDISESTLIAFKKQGGEISTSIANVIAASDVIMTSLPSEKAVEDVYLGEDGLIENGDHTKIFIDTSTVSPKLNQKLEEACHKQAIPFLAAPVSGGVIGAEKQTLTVMVGGKREVYEQALSIFKIIGENIFHVNEQIDSGTTVKIINNLLIGFYTAGVSEALHIANKKNIDLDDLFSMLSVSYGQSRIYERNYKTFIANNNYKPGFSLKLLRKDLEFAMDVAEKNQLDLPISQKLLSLYKEVEKEGFGDKDMAVLYERVQKQSELKEASK from the coding sequence ATGGCGAAAATAGGTTTTATTGGTTTAGGAAATATGGGATTTCCAATGGCAACCGGTCTTTTAAAAGAAGGGGTTGATGTTATTGGTTATGACATAAGTGAGTCGACACTTATTGCTTTTAAAAAGCAAGGAGGAGAGATTTCAACATCGATTGCAAATGTGATTGCAGCGAGTGATGTGATTATGACTAGTTTACCATCTGAGAAAGCTGTAGAAGACGTATATTTAGGAGAAGATGGGCTCATTGAAAATGGCGATCATACTAAAATTTTTATTGATACGAGCACTGTTTCTCCTAAGCTGAATCAAAAACTGGAAGAGGCTTGTCATAAACAGGCGATACCTTTTTTAGCTGCGCCAGTAAGCGGTGGTGTGATTGGCGCAGAAAAGCAAACGCTGACCGTTATGGTTGGAGGAAAACGAGAGGTTTACGAGCAAGCATTATCCATCTTCAAGATAATTGGGGAAAATATCTTTCACGTAAATGAACAAATTGATAGTGGAACAACCGTGAAAATAATTAATAACTTATTAATTGGATTTTATACTGCAGGGGTTAGTGAGGCGCTTCATATTGCGAATAAGAAAAACATAGATTTAGATGACCTTTTTTCCATGCTCAGTGTCAGCTATGGTCAAAGCCGTATTTACGAACGTAATTACAAAACATTTATCGCCAACAATAATTATAAACCAGGCTTTTCCTTAAAGCTCCTGCGGAAAGATTTAGAATTTGCGATGGATGTTGCTGAAAAAAACCAGCTCGACTTACCAATTAGCCAGAAATTACTTTCCCTATATAAAGAAGTGGAAAAGGAAGGTTTTGGAGATAAAGATATGGCGGTACTTTATGAACGCGTACAAAAACAATCAGAATTGAAGGAGGCTTCTAAATGA
- a CDS encoding hydroxymethylglutaryl-CoA lyase, whose protein sequence is MHYPSFIHLKEVGPRDGLQNESIFIDTDDKVKWIDMLSDSGVGEIEYSSFVHPKWIPALKDAQEVGKKIKRNPNVRYSALVPNLKGLERALEAGIDGASVFMSVSETHNRKNINKSVDETYPILREVISEAKSVDKFVTGYVSTVFDCPYEGRINPEQVIRVCDELFAVGVDFISLGDTIGSAVPSQVEALLEPVLIRYDSDKIIMHFHDTRGMAIANILTSLNYGITRFDSAVGGLGGCPYAKGAAGNVATNDVLYLLHGLGIKTGVQEDKMQQAALCIQDKLGKQLPSKALAYHYKKTV, encoded by the coding sequence ATGCATTATCCAAGCTTTATTCATTTAAAAGAAGTAGGCCCGAGAGATGGGTTGCAAAATGAAAGTATTTTTATTGATACAGATGATAAGGTAAAATGGATTGATATGCTATCAGATTCCGGGGTCGGTGAAATTGAATATTCTTCGTTTGTTCACCCGAAATGGATTCCTGCACTTAAAGATGCTCAAGAAGTTGGTAAAAAAATTAAACGAAATCCTAATGTTCGTTATTCTGCACTTGTACCAAATCTGAAAGGGCTAGAGCGTGCTTTAGAAGCTGGAATAGATGGGGCATCTGTATTTATGTCGGTAAGTGAGACACATAATCGGAAAAACATTAATAAATCAGTTGATGAAACGTATCCTATTTTAAGAGAAGTGATCAGTGAAGCTAAGTCGGTTGATAAATTTGTTACTGGATATGTATCGACTGTTTTTGATTGTCCTTATGAGGGAAGGATTAACCCGGAACAAGTTATTCGTGTTTGTGATGAGCTATTTGCAGTTGGGGTTGATTTTATTTCGTTGGGGGATACGATCGGGTCTGCAGTTCCCTCTCAAGTAGAAGCACTATTAGAACCTGTTTTAATCCGCTATGATTCGGATAAAATTATTATGCACTTTCATGATACAAGGGGAATGGCAATTGCAAATATATTAACGAGCTTAAATTATGGAATAACCCGTTTTGATAGCGCAGTTGGCGGATTAGGCGGTTGTCCATATGCAAAAGGTGCAGCAGGAAATGTAGCTACTAATGATGTACTGTATTTATTGCACGGTTTGGGGATTAAAACAGGGGTGCAAGAAGATAAGATGCAGCAAGCTGCTTTGTGTATTCAAGATAAGCTCGGCAAGCAGCTTCCTAGTAAAGCACTTGCTTATCACTATAAAAAAACAGTATAA
- a CDS encoding YkvS family protein yields MFKPDSKKAKPGDIIEFKKENVLLQGEVLPSHCKRSTIVDISKSRNSSKLNHSFPTTVVAHKNYRIVEKYS; encoded by the coding sequence ATGTTTAAACCTGATTCAAAAAAAGCTAAACCAGGAGATATAATAGAATTTAAGAAAGAAAATGTGTTACTTCAAGGAGAGGTTTTGCCATCTCATTGCAAAAGAAGTACTATTGTAGACATCTCAAAATCTCGTAACTCATCTAAATTAAACCATAGTTTTCCTACTACTGTCGTAGCCCATAAAAATTATCGTATCGTTGAAAAATATTCATAA
- a CDS encoding enoyl-CoA hydratase-related protein: MELNHLTLTYKKNVAILTMDSPPANALSSAMITEMREVLKQLQDNSEVHAIILTGAGRFFAAGANIKEFVPAMGDYNKGFEMSKAGQNLCNELEAMTKPVIAAINGPALGGGLEVAMGCHYRIASDKATLGLPEVKLGLVPSFGGTQRLSRITSIATALELILTGKHIDSQKAFELGIVQLTVSADELMSTAITIASSFIEGNSMQSITRAVESVVQGYYQSISDGLKRENEIFGELFLTSDAKEGVQAFVEKRKPQFRHK; the protein is encoded by the coding sequence ATGGAGTTGAATCACCTCACGCTTACTTACAAAAAAAATGTAGCTATATTAACAATGGATTCTCCACCAGCGAATGCATTATCTTCAGCAATGATTACAGAAATGAGAGAAGTACTCAAACAGTTACAAGATAACTCAGAAGTACATGCGATTATCCTAACCGGTGCAGGAAGATTTTTTGCTGCTGGAGCGAATATTAAGGAATTTGTTCCTGCTATGGGTGATTATAATAAAGGATTTGAGATGTCTAAAGCAGGACAAAATTTATGCAATGAGTTAGAAGCAATGACAAAACCGGTCATCGCCGCCATTAACGGACCGGCATTAGGTGGCGGATTGGAAGTTGCAATGGGGTGTCATTATCGAATCGCTTCCGACAAGGCTACACTCGGTCTTCCAGAAGTTAAACTCGGACTTGTCCCTTCGTTTGGCGGCACACAGCGCTTATCCCGTATAACTAGTATTGCTACAGCATTAGAATTAATTCTGACAGGTAAACATATTGACAGTCAAAAGGCATTTGAACTTGGCATTGTTCAGCTAACCGTTTCCGCTGATGAGCTCATGTCTACAGCTATTACCATTGCCAGCTCATTTATTGAAGGAAATAGTATGCAAAGTATTACCCGTGCCGTAGAGAGTGTTGTTCAAGGATACTATCAATCTATTTCTGATGGATTAAAAAGAGAAAATGAAATATTTGGCGAGTTATTTTTAACATCTGATGCAAAAGAAGGCGTGCAGGCTTTCGTCGAAAAACGTAAGCCCCAGTTTCGTCATAAATAG